One segment of Candidatus Thermoplasmatota archaeon DNA contains the following:
- the gpmI gene encoding 2,3-bisphosphoglycerate-independent phosphoglycerate mutase, giving the protein MLLLAILDGWGYRKEKDGNAIAYACTPNMDFFMDNYPFTFLKAGGADVGLPSGQIGNSEVGHINIGAGRIVYQDSMRISKAIEDKSFFENIVLKKAMRKARDKALHLMGLIGPGGVHAVPQHLYALLEMAKNEGVKNVYIHCFTDGRDTPPKIAAKHIIELEKKIGDIGIGDIVSIVGRYYAMDRDKRWDRTKKAYEMLTEGKGREAKNAEDAVKKAYENGESDEFIKPMVIKDKKIMDGDVVIFFNFRPDRARQLTTAFVKDGFNGFPRKKLNVHFVTLTKYMDGLDAEASFDKIPLENTFGEVISRHGLRQLRIAETEKYAHVTFFFNGGQEKPFKKEDRCLIPSPKVATYDMKPEMSAYELTDELIKRIHSEKYDVIIVNYANPDMVGHTGMWEATVKAVETVDECIGMVIDEIRKEKGMAIITADHGNAEEMIENGKLKTAHTTNPVSFILIGAGNVRLRKGNLGDITPTMLELLGIKKPKEMTGKSLIGERF; this is encoded by the coding sequence ATGCTTTTGCTTGCCATTCTCGACGGCTGGGGTTATAGAAAGGAAAAAGATGGAAATGCAATAGCATATGCCTGCACGCCGAATATGGATTTTTTTATGGATAACTATCCGTTCACATTTCTCAAAGCAGGAGGAGCTGATGTGGGGCTGCCATCCGGTCAGATAGGAAACTCCGAAGTAGGACATATCAACATCGGAGCTGGAAGGATAGTGTATCAGGACTCAATGAGGATATCAAAAGCTATAGAAGATAAGAGTTTCTTTGAAAATATTGTGCTGAAAAAGGCGATGCGAAAGGCAAGAGACAAAGCGTTACATTTAATGGGCTTGATCGGGCCGGGAGGAGTTCATGCAGTTCCCCAGCACCTATATGCACTGCTCGAGATGGCGAAAAATGAAGGAGTAAAAAATGTTTATATCCACTGTTTTACTGACGGAAGGGATACACCGCCAAAAATTGCTGCCAAGCATATTATTGAACTCGAGAAAAAAATTGGAGATATAGGAATCGGAGATATAGTGAGCATCGTTGGAAGATACTATGCGATGGACAGAGATAAAAGATGGGACAGGACAAAAAAAGCCTACGAGATGCTGACTGAAGGAAAAGGGAGAGAAGCAAAAAATGCAGAAGATGCAGTTAAAAAAGCATATGAAAATGGGGAAAGCGACGAATTCATCAAGCCGATGGTGATAAAAGATAAAAAAATAATGGATGGAGATGTCGTTATCTTCTTTAACTTCCGCCCCGATAGAGCAAGACAGCTTACGACAGCTTTCGTTAAAGACGGTTTTAATGGCTTTCCGAGAAAAAAATTGAATGTTCATTTTGTTACGCTCACAAAATACATGGACGGGCTGGATGCAGAAGCATCTTTCGATAAAATACCTTTGGAAAATACTTTCGGGGAAGTCATTTCCAGGCATGGACTCAGACAACTTCGCATTGCAGAAACGGAGAAATATGCCCACGTTACTTTTTTCTTTAATGGGGGACAAGAAAAACCTTTTAAAAAAGAAGACAGATGTTTGATCCCTTCGCCCAAGGTGGCGACGTATGATATGAAACCGGAGATGAGTGCATATGAATTGACCGATGAACTAATAAAAAGGATTCACTCAGAAAAATATGACGTTATCATCGTAAACTATGCAAACCCCGACATGGTCGGGCATACCGGTATGTGGGAGGCAACAGTAAAAGCAGTAGAAACCGTGGATGAATGCATTGGCATGGTAATAGACGAGATAAGGAAAGAAAAAGGAATGGCGATTATAACCGCCGATCACGGAAATGCTGAGGAAATGATTGAGAATGGCAAACTGAAAACAGCTCATACGACAAATCCTGTTTCCTTCATTTTGATAGGGGCTGGAAATGTTAGATTGAGGAAGGGGAATCTGGGGGATATAACACCGACAATGCTCGAATTGCTCGGCATAAAAAAGCCAAAAGAAATGACCGGAAAGAGTTTGATTGGGGAAAGGTTTTAA
- a CDS encoding LemA family protein, with amino-acid sequence MGTVILIIILLLIVAVVVYYYNKIIRLENRIDNAWAQIDVQLKRRADLIPNIVETVKGYVKHEKNVLENVTKARSALINAKTPQENIDANNQLTGALKTLFAVAENYPTLKANENFLQLQDELTHTEDKISYARQHYNDNILVFNNAIETFPGRTFAHFMGKKEHAMLEILDEAREIPKVSF; translated from the coding sequence ATGGGAACTGTTATACTAATAATAATTCTGCTGCTTATTGTTGCAGTGGTGGTATATTATTACAACAAAATAATCCGTCTGGAGAACCGCATTGACAATGCATGGGCACAGATCGATGTACAGTTAAAAAGAAGGGCAGACCTTATCCCAAATATAGTGGAAACGGTGAAAGGATATGTAAAACATGAAAAGAACGTGCTTGAAAATGTAACGAAGGCGAGGTCGGCTCTCATAAATGCAAAGACACCACAGGAAAATATCGATGCTAATAACCAGCTTACAGGAGCTCTCAAAACGCTCTTCGCCGTTGCGGAAAATTACCCGACGCTGAAAGCAAATGAAAACTTTTTGCAGTTGCAGGACGAACTGACACATACCGAAGATAAAATTTCCTATGCACGCCAGCACTACAATGACAACATCCTTGTTTTCAACAATGCCATTGAAACATTTCCCGGAAGGACATTTGCACATTTCATGGGGAAAAAGGAGCATGCAATGCTTGAAATACTAGATGAGGCAAGAGAGATTCCAAAAGTTTCATTCTAA
- a CDS encoding M48 family metallopeptidase: MTVEDRIRKNKRDTLLVCIFMLILLFSVIFIFGFALGFPPVISMGIGLPIAVLYVLTSYSFSVQSVLSAAKARSANPRKREEKLFMYKVEEMAIAAGLPVPKAYVQDSSDINAFATGKKPENAIICVTTGTLQKLNKEELEGVMGHEMSHILNRDILIATVTVGVVGAIALISEILLRSFLWGGGRQRGKNGGLLIIIAIIFAIFAPIFSRLAYLFISRRREYLADANGAYLTRNPEGLARALEKIKADLPDDPKGSRTVAPLYIANPFKRSLRNSIWSTHPPIDERIRRLREI, encoded by the coding sequence ATGACAGTAGAAGACCGTATCAGAAAAAATAAACGAGACACCCTGCTGGTCTGCATTTTTATGCTTATCCTTCTTTTTAGCGTTATCTTCATCTTCGGATTTGCGCTCGGCTTTCCCCCCGTGATATCGATGGGCATCGGGCTGCCCATTGCTGTTTTATATGTCCTAACTTCGTATTCCTTTTCCGTTCAAAGCGTTCTCAGCGCTGCAAAGGCACGGTCGGCAAACCCACGAAAAAGGGAAGAAAAGTTGTTTATGTACAAAGTGGAAGAGATGGCAATTGCCGCCGGATTGCCAGTGCCAAAAGCATATGTGCAGGATTCGAGCGATATCAATGCGTTTGCAACAGGAAAAAAGCCGGAGAATGCCATTATCTGCGTCACTACCGGTACACTTCAAAAATTGAATAAGGAAGAACTGGAAGGTGTGATGGGGCACGAAATGAGCCACATTTTGAACAGGGACATCCTCATTGCTACCGTTACTGTTGGCGTTGTCGGGGCAATAGCCCTTATTTCAGAAATCCTTCTACGTTCGTTTTTGTGGGGCGGCGGGAGACAGAGAGGAAAGAATGGGGGACTGCTCATCATCATTGCCATCATATTTGCCATATTCGCGCCCATTTTTTCCAGGCTGGCATATCTCTTTATTTCCCGACGGAGAGAATATCTGGCCGATGCAAACGGTGCATATCTCACCCGAAATCCAGAGGGACTGGCAAGAGCACTGGAAAAAATAAAGGCCGATTTGCCAGATGATCCCAAAGGCTCTCGAACCGTGGCCCCCCTCTACATTGCAAATCCATTTAAACGTTCATTAAGAAATTCGATATGGTCGACCCATCCGCCAATCGACGAGCGAATCAGAAGACTCAGGGAGATATAA